The following is a genomic window from Synechococcus sp. JA-2-3B'a(2-13).
TCCTGTCGAGGAAGCCGCCGCTGTTTCCTCTGGGCTTCTGCTGTGTCGCTCTGAGTGTGTGGTGTGGATATTTCCCTGGATCAGCTCTGGGATGAAGCCCTGTGTCATCTGCAGGTGCAGCTCAGCCGCCCAACCTTTGAGGCTTGGATCAAAACGGCGCGGGCTGAATCGTTGGTGGACAACCGCCTCACCATCTGTACCCCCAGCGAATGGGCGCGGGGCTGGCTGCAAAAGCACTACGCCTCCACCATCACCGAGGTGGTGCAGCGGGTAGCCGGGATCCCTTTGCAGGTGGAGTTTTCCGTTTCCCCCCACGCTTCTGTCGAGGCAGAACCCCCTTCAAGGGCGATTTCCCCAACATCGGGCAGAGCCGGCAGCTTACCTGCCTCCACCACCCTAGGACTGGAAGTCGGCGGCAGCCTGCCCATGCGGGCGCCGGATCTCAACCCCAAGTATTCCTTCTCGCGGTTTGTGGTTGGCCCCAACAACCGCATGGCTCACGCTGCAGCTCTGGCTGTGGCCGACAAGCCTGGGCGCGCCTACAACCCCCTGTTTCTCTGCGGTGGGGTGGGTCTAGGCAAAACCCACCTGATGCAGGCCATTGGCCACTACCAGCTAGAGGCAAATCCACAGGCCAAAGTCTTTTACGTGTCCACCGAACGGTTTACCAACGATTTAATCGATGCCATCCGGCGAGACAGCATGCAGTCTTTCCGGGAGCACTATCGGGATGTGGATATTTTATTGGTGGATGACGTTCAATTTATCGAAGGCAAAGAGTACACCCAAGAGGAGTTTTTTCACACCTTTAATACGCTGCACGAGTCCGGCAAGCAGATTGTGCTGGCCGCCGACCGATCTCCTCATCTGATCCCGCGTCTGCAGGAGCGGCTTTGTTCTCGTTTCTCCATGGGTTTGATTGCGGAAATTCAATCGCCGGATATCGAAACCCGCATGGCCATTCTCAAGAAGAAAGCCGAGTATGAGGGAATGAACTTGCCCGCCGACGTGATCGAGTACATTGCCACCACCTACACCAGCAACATCCGCGAGCTGGAAGGTGCCCTGATCCGCGCCGTCGCCTATGTTTCCATTTCTGGCTTGCCGATGAGCGTGGAGACGATTCAGCCCATCCTCAATCCCCCCAGCGAGCCGAAAGAGATCACCGCCGACATGATTACCGATGTGGTCTGTGAAGAATTCGGCATCGACCGAGACAGTTTACTGGGATCCTCCCGCAAGCGCGACATCAGCCAAGCACGGCAAATTGCCATGTTCTTGATGCGCCACTACACCAACCTCAGCCTGCCCAAAATTGGCGACTACTTTGGGGGAAAAGATCACACCACCGTCCTCTATAGCTGTGAAAAGGTCAGTCAGCTACAGCGGCAAAGTCTGCAATTTGAACGGCAACTGCAAAAATTGGTCGAGCGCTTGCGGGTGGTTGCCAACAGCCGGAGCAGCTAGGCTTTCTGTTGTCGCTGGGCCGTCTTTGAGGTGTTGTTGCCGCGCTGTGGAGCACCTCCAGCCTTGCCCGTCTGCGTGGAGAATCCCTCGGAAAGCGGCTACAGTAGGGACGCGATGCATGGGGTTGCAGGCGGTGAGACAGTCTGGCAAAGGGCTTCCCCTGGGTATGCTGCTCCTCTGGGCTGGACTGGTGCCTGGGTGGCCAGTTTGGGCCAATTCCACGCAAGCCAGCATTCAGGATCCGGCGCCGGCCACGCTCTCAGCCGCTTTGGATTTGGGCTTGGATAGCCAACTTTTGGAAGGCAGCCCCGTGTTGCGCCGCTGGCTGCAAAACCCGCCCCATCTCCTGGAAGAAATCCGCAACACCCCTGTCTTGCCCACGCGCTTGCAGGCCGGTTTTGAGTCCTCTTCGCACTGGCGAATCAGCCTACAAGACTTGCGTCTGGGAGATCGCCTCACCCTCAGCGGTGACTATCGCCAATCTTCCGAACATCCCGAAGTGCGCCAGTACGGGTCGGAAATGCGTTACTTTCTGGCCCCCATGGGATCCCGTTTTAATCTGGCGCCACAACTGGGGTATCGGGCTTTGGAACAAAAGAACCGCAGCCTCAGTGGAGTTAGCTATGGGGCTTTTGCTGTTTTGGCCTTGGCTCCGGGAGGTGTAGATTTGACCGGCAGCTACAGTTGGGTTGCCCCCCAGGAGCCGGAAGAAGGACAGGCCACCCTGGCGGAGCTCACTGCTGCCTACGCCATTAGCCCTTCCTTTCGTCTTTCTGCTCGCTATAGCCTGCGCAACTCGACCCTGGATCGGGAGTTTAGCTTTGGCGTTGGGCTGGAGTGGATCCCATAGAGTGCCCCCTCACTCCTAGTCTCTCTCTTGGTGGAAGAGGGGAGCCAGGGATCGGCATGACTTGGATTGGGGTAATGGCTCCGACATCGACTCGATGGCCACTGCACAACTTAACCCGGCCAAGATCAGAGGCGCACCGCCCGCACAAAGGCCACCCAACCCAAGCTGAGATAACGCTCCAACTGCAGCCCCACCTGTTGAAGGTGCTCGCGCAACTGGGTTTCTGAGAAAAAATGAAGGCCGGTGGCTTCCAGCCATTGCTGCACCATCTGCCCCCATCCCTGTACCTGCTGGCTGTGCATCGAGACAAAGGCCCCTCCCGGTTTCAAGACGCGGGCAATTTCCCGCAAACAGGGATCCAAAGGCACTTCGTTCAAGGTCGCCCCACTGATCACCGCCCCAAAAGTTCCAGAGGCGAGGGGAAGCTGTTCGGCTCGGGCCCGCATCAGGCTGTAGTGCTGCCAGTGGGGCTGTGCCTGTTGAGCGGCTTCCGCCAATACCCCTGCCGCATTGTCCAGGCCGACCACCGTCCGCTGCGGATCCCTGGCCAGAATCAAGCGGCTCCAGTACCCCCCGGCAGTGCCCAAATCCAAGATGGGATCCCCCTCCCCCACCAACTCGGCCAGCAGTTGACTCTCCCGCTCGCTGCCAAAGCTCTCTCCCGTCAGCAGCGACAGAGCCCAGGGCCGCCAGAGGCGATCGTAGCCCCAGGCAAACCCAGGCAGATGGGCAATGGCTTGGGCCGGCGTGAGATGCAGGTCCGATGAGCTGCCGATAAAATCCACAGCCCCAGAAGCGGTGATGGGGTAAATTTGGCCACAACTGGGACAATAAACCCGATCTGCCACGGATCCCTGCTCCCGCCCTGGTGCTTGGGTCAGCCCTTCCCGACCGCAGCTCAGGCAGCGATAAAGGTGAACCGGCAAAGCAGAGAGCGAAGAGAGCATGCGACAGCCCAACGCAACCCAAAACTCGCGAGGAAAAGGGGGCAGCTGCCGGGATCCAGCCCCAACAACCCCCCCAGTTGTCTATCTGGCAATGGAGATGGGATCCCTTAGACCAGCTTTGGACTCCGTCCCGCTTCCGGGAATGGACTGGGTAGGCCGACCTTCTCCGGGATGGGCACATACTCTGAGACAATCGCCCGGAATTCGTCGCCATCCAGGGTTTCCCGTTCCACCAAGGTATCGGCCAATCGATCCAGCAGAGGGCGGTGCTCCAGCAAAATCTGCTTGGCTTTCTGGTAACAGCTCTCCAGGATCTGCCGCACCTGGCGGTCGATCTTGGCGGCCACATCCTCCGAGTACTCGACGCGGTTCATCCAGCCGCCGCCCAAGAATACCTCGTTGTTGGGGGGATCCAGCATCAAGGGCCCCAGCTCAGACATGCCAAAGCGGGTCACCATCTGCCGCACCAGATTCGTGTTCTGCTGCAGGTCGTTGCTGGCTCCGGTGGTCACTTCCGAGTAGCCGAAGACGATCTCTTCGGCCGCCCGACCGCCAAAGCCCACCACCACCCGATCCAGCAGCCAAGCGCGGCTGTACATGCCGGAGTCGATCTGCTCCTCGTTGGGCAGTTGCTGGGCAAAGCCACCTGCGCCGCCGGAACGGGGGATGATGGTCACCTTGTTCAAGGGATCCGCGTGGGGCAAAAGTGTCATCAACAGGGCATGGCCACACTCGTGGTAGGCGATCAGGCGCTTGCTCTTGCCGTCCAGAAGCGGCGGCTTGGTCAGGCCGATGGTGATGCGGTCAATGGCGTCCTCAATGTCTTGGTTGGTGATGGCCATGCGCTGACGGCGGGCCGCCAAAATGGCCGCTTCATTGAGCAGGTTGGCCAGATCCGCACCGGCAAAGCCAGGGGTACGGCGGGCAATCGCCTCTAGGCTGACCTCTTCCGCCAGCTTCTTGTTGCGGGCATGCACCCGCAAGATCTCGTAGCGCCCCTTAAAGCTAGGCCGATCCACCGTAATCTGGCGGTCGAAGCGGCCCGGACGCAAGAGAGCCGCATCCAACACATCAGGGCGGTTGGTGGCGGCAATCACGATAATGCCGGTGTTGCCCTCAAAGCCGTCCATCTCCGTGAGCAACTGGTTCAGGGTTTGCTCGCGTTCGTCGTTGCCACCGCCAATGCCGGCCCCCCGCTGCCGGCCCACCGCGTCAATCTCGTCGATGAAGACGATGCAGGGCGCATTCTCCTTGGCCTTCTTGAAGAGATCCCGTACGCGAGAGGCACCCACCCCGACAAACATTTCCACAAACTCAGAGCCGGACAGGCTAAAGAAAGGCACTCCTGCCTCGCCGGCAATGGCCTTGGCCAGAAGGGTTTTGCCCGTCCCCGGCGGCCCCACCAACAACACGCCTTTGGGGATCTTGGCCCCAACAGCGGTGAAGCGCTCCGGCTTCTTCAAGAAGGTAACCACCTCTTGCAATTCTTCTTTGGCTTCTTCGATGCCGGCCACATCGTCGAACTTAACGCCGGTTTTGGCTTCCATCTGGAAGCGGGCCCGCGATTTGCCGAAGTTCATCGCCTGCCCAGGGCCGCCCGCTCCGCCACCGGCACGCCGCAGGAAAAAGAACAACCCCCCCAACAACAACAGCGGGATCACCAGGTTGCCCAGAAGCGCCCAAAAGGCGCTGCCATTGCGGGTGGGTACCACTGCCACTTCGATCCCCTGCTCGGTGAGGCGGTCCACCAGTTGCGGTACGGTGTTGGGCAGCAGGTTCACTCGGTAGCGGGTGGAATGCTGGGTCTGGGGATCCACAGCCGTAACTTCAGCTACCAGATTGTTGTCCGTGAGGCGCACATCCGTAACCCGCCCCTCCTCGACGTAGCGCAAAAAGCGATCGTAGGTGAGGGCCGAGGCCAAAGCTGCATGGGCGGGTGCAGGCTGCAGCACCAGGCCGGATCCCTGCCAGAGACAAAAGCCCAGCAGGAGGGCGATCAGCCAGCGCTGGGGAGATAGAGGCTTGTTCATAGGGAAGAGAACGCTCGGTTATTAAAAGTCCTTTAACAAACTTAACCTGTCCCTCCTGGAAGGCACAACCCTACCCCCGCAAGGATGAGCTCCTGAGGGATCCCTGCCCCATCCGATGCCCGCCACAAGCCTGCAGTTAGGCCGAGCCGGGGGATCCCAGACCATCCAGCCCATAGACGCGCCGCCACATGGAGTCAGCCAGAGCAGCGGGCATGAGCCGCATCAGCCCCAACGCCACCTTACCCCCCGTGAAAGCGGTGTAGCGGTCGGAAGGGTGAGGATCGGTCATCGCCCTCAGGATCGGCTCCACCACCTTCTCCACCGGCCAGGCCATTTTGTTAAACGAGCTGGCCAGCTCGGCAGTCTTGTCCAAGATCGCTTTGTAGGGGCCATTGGGGTTGACAACAGCGGCAAAGGTTTCTTCCGCCACGCGGCCAAACTCGGTGGCTACCGGCCCCGGCTCGATCAAGATGACCTTGATGCCGAAGGGGGCCACCTCCACCCGCAACGCATCGCTGAGGGCCTCCACAGCAAACTTGGTGGCGTTGTAAACGCCGCTGAAAGGCATCGACATCTGGCCGGCCACCGAGCTGAGGTTGAGGATGCGGCCACTGCCCCGTTCCCGCATTTGGGGCAAGAGGGCACGGGTGAGGGCGTGCAAGCCAAATACATTCACCTCAAACTGGCGCCGCATGGCCGCCACATCCACCTCTTCCACCGGCCCCATCTGGCCATAGCCGGCGTTGTTCACCAGGATATCCACCCGG
Proteins encoded in this region:
- a CDS encoding class I SAM-dependent methyltransferase; translated protein: MLSSLSALPVHLYRCLSCGREGLTQAPGREQGSVADRVYCPSCGQIYPITASGAVDFIGSSSDLHLTPAQAIAHLPGFAWGYDRLWRPWALSLLTGESFGSERESQLLAELVGEGDPILDLGTAGGYWSRLILARDPQRTVVGLDNAAGVLAEAAQQAQPHWQHYSLMRARAEQLPLASGTFGAVISGATLNEVPLDPCLREIARVLKPGGAFVSMHSQQVQGWGQMVQQWLEATGLHFFSETQLREHLQQVGLQLERYLSLGWVAFVRAVRL
- a CDS encoding SDR family NAD(P)-dependent oxidoreductase; its protein translation is MPSLANQVVLITGASAGIGEAVALEAAKRGARLVLAARREGLLRNVKDLVESRGAEALVVPTDMADTAQVEALAQKALDHFGRVDILVNNAGYGQMGPVEEVDVAAMRRQFEVNVFGLHALTRALLPQMRERGSGRILNLSSVAGQMSMPFSGVYNATKFAVEALSDALRVEVAPFGIKVILIEPGPVATEFGRVAEETFAAVVNPNGPYKAILDKTAELASSFNKMAWPVEKVVEPILRAMTDPHPSDRYTAFTGGKVALGLMRLMPAALADSMWRRVYGLDGLGSPGSA
- the dnaA gene encoding chromosomal replication initiator protein DnaA, with the protein product MDISLDQLWDEALCHLQVQLSRPTFEAWIKTARAESLVDNRLTICTPSEWARGWLQKHYASTITEVVQRVAGIPLQVEFSVSPHASVEAEPPSRAISPTSGRAGSLPASTTLGLEVGGSLPMRAPDLNPKYSFSRFVVGPNNRMAHAAALAVADKPGRAYNPLFLCGGVGLGKTHLMQAIGHYQLEANPQAKVFYVSTERFTNDLIDAIRRDSMQSFREHYRDVDILLVDDVQFIEGKEYTQEEFFHTFNTLHESGKQIVLAADRSPHLIPRLQERLCSRFSMGLIAEIQSPDIETRMAILKKKAEYEGMNLPADVIEYIATTYTSNIRELEGALIRAVAYVSISGLPMSVETIQPILNPPSEPKEITADMITDVVCEEFGIDRDSLLGSSRKRDISQARQIAMFLMRHYTNLSLPKIGDYFGGKDHTTVLYSCEKVSQLQRQSLQFERQLQKLVERLRVVANSRSS
- the ftsH gene encoding ATP-dependent zinc metalloprotease FtsH; translation: MNKPLSPQRWLIALLLGFCLWQGSGLVLQPAPAHAALASALTYDRFLRYVEEGRVTDVRLTDNNLVAEVTAVDPQTQHSTRYRVNLLPNTVPQLVDRLTEQGIEVAVVPTRNGSAFWALLGNLVIPLLLLGGLFFFLRRAGGGAGGPGQAMNFGKSRARFQMEAKTGVKFDDVAGIEEAKEELQEVVTFLKKPERFTAVGAKIPKGVLLVGPPGTGKTLLAKAIAGEAGVPFFSLSGSEFVEMFVGVGASRVRDLFKKAKENAPCIVFIDEIDAVGRQRGAGIGGGNDEREQTLNQLLTEMDGFEGNTGIIVIAATNRPDVLDAALLRPGRFDRQITVDRPSFKGRYEILRVHARNKKLAEEVSLEAIARRTPGFAGADLANLLNEAAILAARRQRMAITNQDIEDAIDRITIGLTKPPLLDGKSKRLIAYHECGHALLMTLLPHADPLNKVTIIPRSGGAGGFAQQLPNEEQIDSGMYSRAWLLDRVVVGFGGRAAEEIVFGYSEVTTGASNDLQQNTNLVRQMVTRFGMSELGPLMLDPPNNEVFLGGGWMNRVEYSEDVAAKIDRQVRQILESCYQKAKQILLEHRPLLDRLADTLVERETLDGDEFRAIVSEYVPIPEKVGLPSPFPEAGRSPKLV